From Fusarium fujikuroi IMI 58289 draft genome, chromosome FFUJ_chr07, a single genomic window includes:
- a CDS encoding related to neutral amino acid permease yields MEKDNVAKTAGQFHDPSSDSDGLKHEISSQGHSHDFQTVQESADNTNIYSQGGKNFRTLKRWDTIFILFANQIGLGILSLPSTLKTLGLVPGIIALIGIGVISWYTAYELLQYYRLHPQVLNIVDMTRFVGGRTLESIAGAMMMIQVIFVAASAMVTLSIALNTISSHAACTVVFIFISCAACYIFCIPRTTKFVSHLGIPNALSVLAACILVMVVLGVQGPKGVDNMAEWKREIVIVGNPSFRDGLNACLKIVFAYAANLSFVGYLAEMTNPLEDFKFCLTVLECGSMTMYVVFAVIFYCLGAEYTTSPILGSTSTTFAKAAFGIALPAIFATGLAYGHIGSKYIFVNVMRWTGNLNEVTSNSVKSWSTWVASVTGFWIVVFILSNAIPVFDSILSITSATTISWFTYGFSAVFWFHMNQGQYFRDWKKISLTIVNALLIIMSLFMNAAGLWASITELLDIFNSDGGVRGVFSCGDNS; encoded by the exons ATGGAGAAGGATAACGTCGCCAAAACTGCTGGACAGTTTCATGATCCTAGCTCTGATAGTGATGGCCTCAAGCACGAGATTAGCTCTCAGGGTCACAGCCATGACTTCCAGACTGTTCAAGAGTCTGCTGACAACACAAACATTTACTCCCAAGGCGGCAAGAACTTTCGCACCCTGAAGCGATGGGACACCATCTTTATCCTGTTTGCCAATCAGATCGGCCTTGGTATCTTGTCTCTCCCATCAACACTCAAGACCCTCGGTCTCGTTCCCGGTATCATCGCCCTGATTGGCATTGGTGTCATCTCATGGTATACAGCCTATGAGTTGCTTCAATACTACAGACTACACCCCCAGGTGCTGAACATCGTCGACATGACCCGCTTCGTCGGTGGAAGGACCCTGGAGAGCATTGCcggtgccatgatgatgatccagGTCATCTTCGTCGCAGCCTCAGCTATGGTCACTCTCTCAATTGCCCTCAACACAATCAGCAGCCATGCAGCTTGCAcagtcgtcttcatcttcatctcttgcGCAGCCTGCTACATCTTTTGCATCCCTCGTACCACCAAGTTTGTGTCGCATCTTGGAATCCCTAATGCTCTTAGTGTTTTGGCTGCATGCATTCTAGTCATggttgttcttggtgttCAGGGCCCCAAGGGCGTCGACAACATGGCGGAGTGGAAGAGGGAGATTGTAATTGTTGGAAACCCTAGCTTCCGAGATGGTCTCAATGCTTGCTTGAAGATTGTCTTTGCTTATGCTGCCAACCTCAGCTTTGTT GGCTACCTCGCTGAGATGACCAATCCCCTCGAAGACTTCAAGTTCTGTCTGACTGTCCTTGAATGCGGTTCCATGACCATGTATGTCGTTTTCGCCGTCATCTTTTACTGTCTCGGAGCCGAATACACGACCTCTCCGATTTTGGGATCTACCTCGACAACCTTTGCAAAAGCTGCTTTCGGCATCGCCCTCCCTGCCATCTTCGCTACCGGCCTCGCTTATGGTCACATTGGATCCAAGTACATCTTTGTTAATGTCATGAGATGGACTGGTAACCTCAACGAAGTCACCTCCAACTCTGTCAAGTCTTGGTCAACCTGGGTCGCTTCCGTTACTGGCTTCTGGATTGTTGTCTTTATTCTATCCAATGCTATCCCTGTGTTTGACTCGATCCTTTCTATCACATCTGCGACAACAATCTCTTGGTTCACTTATGGCTTTAGTGCCGTCTTTTGGTTTCACATGAACCAGGGCCAATACTTCCGCGACTGGAAGAAGATCTCTTTGACAATCGTCAATGcgctcctcatcatcatgtcacTTTTCATGAACGCAGCTGGTCTGTGGGCATCCATCACTGAacttctcgacatcttcaactctgATGGTGGCGTTCGTGGTGTTTTCTCTTGCGGAGATAACTCTTAG
- a CDS encoding related to GNAT family N-acetyltransferase, with amino-acid sequence MTRNASSPPFAIRSHQPGDMGYITYRHGAVYAKEYGFNHRFESLISRITADFLDNFKPDLEGCWIAEKDGSFLGCIMLVQDKKPKTAKLRLLLVDESARGLGVGTALIQKCIDFAREAGYQHIDLWTQSILEGARRLYKKAGFEMIETQNHNDWGVELTGEFWTLAL; translated from the coding sequence ATGACTCGCAATGCATCTTCCCCGCCTTTTGCCATTCGCAGCCACCAACCTGGTGACATGGGCTACATAACCTATAGACACGGTGCAGTCTATGCGAAAGAATACGGCTTCAACCATCGTTTCGAATCTCTCATTTCGAGAATTACCGCCGACTTCctcgacaacttcaaacCCGACCTAGAAGGCTGTTGGATTGCTGAAAAAGACGGGTCGTTCCTTGGTTGCATCATGCTGGTGCAAGACAAAAAGCCAAAAACTGCAAAGCTACGATTGCTATTGGTGGATGAAAGCGCAAGAGGCCTTGGTGTTGGGACAGCCCTGATTCAGAAATGCATCGATTTCGCGAGAGAAGCGGGGTATCAACATATCGATCTCTGGACGCAGAGCATTTTGGAGGGTGCACGGCGATTGTATAAAAAGGCAGGATTCGAAATGATTGAGACGCAGAATCACAATGATTGGGGCGTTGAATTGACGGGGGAATTCTGGACGCTAGCGCTATGA
- a CDS encoding related to dis1-suppressing protein kinase dsk1 — protein sequence MIRTKLLRPCVRWSLASKLPTTSRLSYSKDSPLSPLRVFPSNGFKKIDSSVFVEEERLPFYRREDYYPVCIGQVIHETYQVVAKLGYGTSSTVWLSRDLRDGRFWVLKVHINTLKHDQELAVYEHLSRLDLVHAGRQHVREVRDTYKLSGPYGEHEVFVMPPLGMSLRTLQELQQDNVFQQALVRSALDQTLLGLNYLHDADVIHTDIHSDNLLVALADDSILSTVEDNELHRPSARKFLDGAVIHVSQYMLGGAGALTICDLGQARIGKVHRCNAMPLPYCAPEVILGMTWGNSVDVWSVGLLAWDLLHKKGIFRVYDESGELNDAHHLAAMTALLGPPPDVFLRRSDKTRKYWDTDGKWHGPVPLPEGGLKSLKTNLSGEDRDQFLGFLAGTLTWLPEDRLNSAEAYFHPWLRGKGGVEE from the exons ATGATTAGAACAAAGCTCCTCCGACCATGTGTGCGTTGGTCCTTGGCTTCAAAATTACCGACAACGTCCCGCTTAAGCTATTCAAAAGACTCCCCCTTGAGCCCTCTTCGCGTCTTTCCCTccaatggcttcaagaaAATTGACTCATCTGTATTTGTCGAAGAGGAAAGGCTTCCCTTCTACAGGCGTGAGGACTACTACCCAGTGTGCATTGGCCAGGTCATTCACGAGACGTATCAGGTGGTTGCAAAGCTGGGCTACGGCACGAGTTCAACTGTATGGTTGTCTCGAGATCTTAG AGATGGAAGATTCTGGGTGTTGAAGGTCCATATTAATACGCTGAAACATGATCAAGAGCTGGCCGTCTATGAACACCTGTCTCGTCTCGATTTAGTGCACGCAGGCCGGCAGCATGTACGAGAAGTCCGGGATACATACAAGCTCAGTGGTCCCTATGGAGAGCACGAGGTTTTCGTCATGCCGCCATTAGGAATGAGTCTTAGGACTCTACAAGAATTGCAGCAAGACAATGTCTTCCAGCAGGCTCTCGTGAGATCTGCCCTCGACCAGACACTGTTAGGGCTCAATTATTTGCATGATGCTGACGTGATTCATACCG ACATTCACTCGGACAACCTTCTTGTCGCTTTGGCAGACGACTCAATCCTCTCGACCGTGGAGGACAATGAACTTCACCGCCCCTCAGCCCGAAAGTTCCTCGACGGAGCAGTCATTCACGTCTCGCAGTACATGTTGGGAGGAGCTGGCGCGCTCACAATTTGTGATCTCGGACAAGCACGTATCGGCAAAGTGCATCGTTGCAATGCCATGCCGTTGCCATACTGTGCTCCCGAGGTCATTCTCGGCATGACGTGGGGTAATTCTGTGGATGTCTGGAGCGTGGGACTTTTA GCTTGGGACCTTTTGCACAAGAAAGGCATTTTTCGTGTATACGACGAATCCGGAGAGCTCAACGACGCTCATCACTTAGCGGCGATGACTGCGCTCCTTGGACCACCGCCAGATGTTTTCCTCAGGAGGAGCGACAAGACGCGCAAGTACTGGGATACTGACGGGAAATGGCACGGCCCTGTTCCTCTCCCTGAGGGCGGACTGAAATCTCTGAAAACAAACTTGTCTGGGGAGGATAGAGATCAGTTTCTTGGCTTTTTGGCCGGCACACTTACCTGGCTCCCGGAGGATCGACTCAACAGCGCTGAAGCATACTTTCATCCCTGGCTAAGGGGAAAAGGCGGTGTTGAAGAATAA
- a CDS encoding related to zinc-binding oxidoreductase — MPHTVGCFALTHHILLNYLPQINMSLPETYRAFRRTTGDFPRTVEPSIETVPRVLGPNDVLIKVHAVSLNFRDVAMLNGIYPMTMEDRGIPCSDAAAEVVAAGSAVEGFVTGDHVSVISDLNNITGSEDEPLYGLGGDTAGVLREYAVYQDKHLVKLPRHLSWEEAATITIAGVTAWTALDGLTTASKSRSALMQGTGGVSMFALLICLAAGIQPIITSSSDEKLEAVKKLDPRVRGINYKTTQDQGAEVRRLTDGQGVDFVINNAGPGSVPQDISFLRQRGGTVSLVGFLGGIGGDWQPAAIMALMAKSAKIKGIAVGSKEDYINLNRFLEEKKVSLSPLVDRVFSFEESPAAFEYLYSGKHAGKVIIKI, encoded by the exons aTGCCTCATACCGTCGGCTGTTTCGCTCTTACACATCATATTCTACTCAACTACTTACCCCAGATAAATATGTCACTTCCCGAGACCTATCGAGCCTTTAGACGTACAACTGGCGATTTTCCTCGGACCGTTGAACCGTCAATCGAGACCGTGCCACGCGTACTTGGACCGAACGATGTCCTGATCAAAGTCCACGCAGTCTCACTCAACTTCCGCGATGTTGCCATGTTAAACGGGATATATCCGATGACAATGGAAGACCGAGGCATTCCATGCTCTGACGCTGCTGCCGAGGTCGTCGCAGCCGGGTCAGCCGTCGAAGGCTTTGTTACCGGAGACCATGTTTCGGTTATAAGTgacctcaacaacatcacgGGATCTGAAGACGAACCTCTTTatggtcttggtggagaCACCGCTGGTGTTCTTCGCGAATACGCCGTTTACCAGGATAAGCATCTTGTGAAGCTACCTCGGCATCTATCATGGGAAGAG GCGGCTACTATCACGATCGCTGGTGTCACGGCTTGGACGGCCCTTGATGGCTTGACCACGGCATCCAAGTCACGCAGCGCTCTCATGCAAG GCACCGGAGGCGTCAGCATGTTCGCCCTACTGATTTGTCTCGCGGCGGGCATCCAGCCAATCATCACATCTTCATCGgacgagaagcttgaagctGTTAAGAAACTTGACCCTCGAGTCCGCGGCATCAACTACAAAACCacccaagatcaaggagcaGAAGTCCGGCGTTTGACGGACGGCCAGGGTGTCGATTTTGTCATCAACAATGCGGGTCCAGGATCGGTTCCCCAGGATATCAGCTTCCTGCGCCAGCGAGGCGGTACAGTGTCACTGGTTGGCTTTCTAGGTGGTATCGGTGGCGATTGGCAGCCTGCCGCTATTATGGCCTTGATGGCCAAGTCTGCTAAGATCAA GGGAATTGCTGTAGGCTCTAAAGAGGATTATATAAACCTGAATCGGttcttggaagagaagaaggtttcCCTTTCTCCGCTTGTGGACCGTGTTTTCTCGTTTGAGGAGTCGCCAGCAGCCTTTGAGTATCTCTATTCAGGCAAGCATGCAGGAAAGGtgatcatcaagatctaG
- a CDS encoding related to RBTMx2 protein, whose protein sequence is MSLYNNPSSNSSQNMNKSTMSSAAGETSTGYHDRHTQQGDRGSTSADSSGSQDASPSEGTANTTPRSSSTTSGDKPADSRMIVDDPFDNEKRQILFNAIDRLQACGSHKYLAIPQLVVVGEQSSGKSSLLRTLTDISFPVMAGIGTRFPIRVISRRSPSSQGSRERFRISLERAPRDVNGLQRADAAADEYRLEGDTLTMDVFEAALKDLSENKIGIRKGQGIGAKNFVPDIVRVELEGPHRSPFNILDLPGLISSEYGVNEPEPLGTQELAKEYISRQENTIICTIPATSDLGNQRAYQICKEHISDKRRLVGVFTKCDKADREEAERAVISAKSNIVNGDSIFVDGMFVVCNKTSESRVNEDEFFSLKPWSQIHSERRGSRKLKDHLGEILTREIEKAFPKLENDINSRLKEKRARLKDMGEPRLNYSQQQEYLNRFVREYSSKCDRALRRPGLLESETMDLRQKLNHLNTQFDNVMRWVGGFWRFEDEGVDPWVVCNEYGLFVDNKQEQSKTAGEILYPTPKPEDYTEALKRIPAFEEHEHVESFDKFKDTVTSKLDRFGASQPPGVVNSDIYPVIYRAQVSKWSSIAQEHLDRVKDAMKSSYEEILRFVCPNSEGTMTLHHELKDRLHSMFCETLSKAQQELDKYCEQETQKELLQTTNKEFSTKLEGWRMLRYARAFYHGVGGEEPQDFISRQTLHMMWTKMDSSGQDRMANDIHDVIKVYYRISLESFVSHVTQTIMEGFIMDKDGPLSKMTTEYVLSLPKQEVSDMTKEDKTARQLRVQLNREIKGLESDQEIAKEARLEVEALNRD, encoded by the exons ATGTCTTTGTACAACAACCCTTCTTCAAACTCATCTCAGAATATGAACAAGAGTACCATGTCTTCCGCAGCGGGAGAGACATCTACTGGCTACCATGACCGCCACACTCAGCAAGGAGACAGGGGTTCCACGTCTGCTGATTCTTCTGGTTCGCAAGACGCAAGTCCATCCGAAGGAACGGCTAATACTACCCCTCGAAGTTCATCAACTACCAGCGGAGATAAGCCCGCCGATTCTCGaatgattgttgatgatccGTTCGATAACGAGAAACGGCAAATCCTTTTCAATGCTATTGATAGGCTTCAAGCTTGTGGCTCCCACAAGTACTTGGCCATTCCACAG CTCGTCGTCGTAGGGGAACAATCTTCTGGGAAATCATCCCTGCTCAGAACATTGACTGACATTTCATTCCCCGTCATGGCTGGGATTGGTACACGCTTTCCAATTCGTGTCATTTCGCGCCGTAGCCCTAGTTCACAGGGCAGTAGGGAACGATTTCGTATTTCACTAGAACGCGCACCACGAGATGTGAACGGCTTGCAACgagctgatgctgctgcagaCGAGTACCGTCTAGAGGGAGATACCTTGACCATGGACGTATTCGAGGCTGCGCTGAAGGAT CTCTCTGAGAATAAAATTGGCATCAGAAAGGGTCAAGGCATAGGGGCTAAAAACTTTGTCCCAGATATTGTTAGAGTTGAACTTGAAGGACCTCACAGATCTCCCTTCAACATCCTTGATCTCCCAGGCCTCATCTCCTCAGAATATGGTGTCAATGAACCTGAGCCCCTCGGGACACAGGAACTAGCTAAGGAATACATCTCCCGACAGGAAAACACAATCAT ATGCACAATACCCGCAACTTCTGACCTGGGAAATCAACGGGCCTATCAGATTTGCAAGGAACATATATCAGACAAGAGGCGACTGGTTGGAGTTTTCACAAAGTGTGACAAAGCGGATCGCGAAGAAGCCGAGCGAGCA GTCATTTCAGCAAAAAGTAATATTGTCAACGGAGACTCGATCTTCGTGGATGGCATGTTTGTCGTCTGTAATAAGACGTCAGAGTCCCGCGTCAATGAGGATGAattcttcagcctcaagcctTGGTCTCAGATACACAGTGAACGCAGAGGAAGCAGGAAACTCAAAGATCATCTTGGGGAGATTCTGACTCGCGAAATTGAAAAGGCATTTCCAAAGCTTGAGAACGACATAAATTCAaggctcaaggagaagcgtgCCAGGCTCAAAGACATGGGTGAACCTCGACTCAATTATAGTCAGCAACAGGAGTATCTCAACCGTTTCGTACGCGAGTACTCCTCCAAGTGCGATCGGGCTCTTAGACGCCCAGGATTACTTGAGTCAGAGACAATGGACCTGAGACAAAAGCTGAATCACCTCAATACACAGTTTGACAATGTCATGAGATGGGTTGGTGGGTTCTGGAGGTTTGAGGACGAGGGCGTGGACCCATGGGTCGTTTGCAACGAATACGGACTATTCGTCGACAATAAACAGGAGCAGTCGAAAACAGCGGGAGAAATCTTATATCCGACCCCTAAGCCGGAGGATTACACAGAGGCGCTGAAACGGATCCCGGCATTCGAGGAGCATGAGCATGTCGAGTCTTTCGACAAATTTAAGGATACGGTGACCAGCAAACTTGACAGGTTCGGCGCATCCCAACCGCCTGGCGTAGTCAACTCAGACATTTATCCTGTCATCTACCGAGCCCAAGTATCCAAGTGGAGCTCTATAGCACAAGAGCACTTGGACAGAGTCAAAGATGCAATGAAGTCAAGCTATGAGGAGATTCTGCGTTTTGTTTGCCCGAACTCTGAAGGCACCATGACTTTGCATCATGAGCTCAAAGACCGTCTTCATTCGATGTTTTGTGAGACACTGAGCAAAGCCCAACAAGAACTGGATAAGTACTGCGAACAAGAAACCCAAAAGGAACTTCTCCAAACCACCAACAAGGAGTTCAGTACTAAACTTGAAGGTTGGCGCATGTTGAGATACGCCCGAGCTTTCTACCATGGGGTCGGTGGTGAGGAGCCTCAAGATTTTATCTCACGCCAGACTTTGCATATGATGTGGACCAAGATGGATTCTTCAGGCCAAGACAGAATGGCGAACGACATACACGATGTTATCAAGGTATACTACAGG ATTTCCCTGGAGTCATTCGTTAGCCATGTCACTCAAACCATAATGGAGGGTTTTATTATGGATAAAGATGGCCCTTTGAGCAAGATGACGACCGAATATGTTCTGAGCCTTCCAAAACAGGAAGTCAGCGATATGACAAAAGAGGACAAAACCGCACGTCAGCTGAGAGTGCAACTAAACCGGGAAATTAAAGGTCTTGAGAGTGATCAGGAGATTGCGAAAGAGGCAAGGCTTGAAGTGGAGGCATTGAACCGTGATTAG